The following proteins come from a genomic window of Kocuria palustris:
- a CDS encoding FUSC family protein yields MSWRAEVRDRLREDGWTILQLAAAALIAFLLARWLGGHSEPFFAPIAAVVSLNTDLGERGLNALKLLLGVVLGIVVGELTLLVVSDLALALGIAVLVSLSISTLAGGSRLLVAQAAASAVLTVSISDGSAGPERLIDALIGAGVALVFTQLLFTPDPLKLLRAAESEALSSVGSGLRRAAEALAGDDEAAAVDALAGLRETRDDLADVASARERSQRVARHSLTRRSGRRPLVVMTENAGHLDLLGDDAIMAVRLAITADPSSRVAHGASLKRFAGLIERLAEDPASRSARQGVVDDFPAALSELDPARQCDPTVRMIRLLALDAMLYAGVEPSAAQAVIDGASDEPSVERDQDPSTTLLRRVRRSMRRGRMGP; encoded by the coding sequence GTGAGCTGGAGAGCTGAGGTGCGCGATCGGCTGCGCGAGGACGGGTGGACCATCCTGCAGCTGGCCGCCGCCGCGCTGATCGCCTTCCTGCTCGCCCGCTGGCTCGGGGGCCACTCGGAGCCGTTCTTCGCCCCGATCGCCGCAGTCGTGTCCCTGAACACGGATCTGGGCGAGCGCGGCCTCAACGCCCTGAAGCTGCTGCTGGGCGTCGTGCTCGGGATCGTGGTGGGGGAGCTGACCCTGCTGGTCGTCTCCGATCTGGCGCTCGCGCTGGGCATCGCGGTCCTCGTGTCGCTGAGCATCTCCACACTGGCCGGCGGCTCCCGGCTGCTCGTGGCCCAGGCAGCGGCCTCCGCCGTGCTGACCGTGTCGATCTCCGACGGCAGCGCCGGCCCTGAGCGGCTGATCGACGCCCTGATCGGGGCGGGAGTCGCGCTCGTGTTCACGCAGCTGCTGTTCACCCCGGATCCGCTCAAGCTGCTGCGAGCCGCGGAGTCTGAGGCCCTGTCGTCCGTTGGCTCCGGTCTGCGCCGGGCCGCCGAGGCCCTGGCGGGCGACGACGAGGCCGCGGCCGTCGACGCGCTCGCGGGCCTGCGCGAGACGCGCGACGACCTGGCCGATGTGGCCTCGGCGCGCGAGCGCAGCCAGCGCGTGGCCCGGCACTCGCTGACCCGCCGCTCCGGGAGGCGCCCCCTGGTGGTCATGACCGAGAACGCCGGTCATCTGGACCTGCTGGGCGATGACGCCATTATGGCCGTGCGCCTGGCGATCACCGCGGACCCGTCGTCCCGGGTGGCCCATGGCGCCTCCTTGAAGCGCTTCGCGGGATTGATCGAGCGCCTGGCTGAGGACCCCGCGAGCCGCAGCGCCCGCCAGGGCGTCGTCGACGACTTCCCGGCCGCGCTGTCCGAGCTGGACCCCGCTCGGCAGTGCGATCCCACCGTGCGGATGATCCGCCTCCTGGCCCTGGACGCGATGCTCTACGCGGGGGTGGAGCCCTCGGCGGCGCAGGCCGTGATCGACGGCGCCTCCGACGAGCCGTCGGTGGAGCGCGACCAGGATCCGAGCACGACCCTGCTGCGGCGCGTGCGCCGATCCATGCGCAGGGGGAGGATGGGGCCATGA
- the hchA gene encoding glyoxalase III HchA, which yields MTETTQDRTPTQDPAEDGAFFPSPYSLSQYTAPTTDFDGLATEEQYRGGRWKVLVIAAHERYMRMRNGTFFSTGNHPVETLLPLHHMAQAGYGIDVATLTGGPGKLEWWAYPSQDQAVASTWEATKESFKTPRALADVIADGLDDYAAIFIPGGHGAMTGLPDSPELRSALDFFMEQDRLIITLCHGPAALLAAGVDREKNPFAGRRITAFPDSLDLGANIEIGYLPGQMPWNLGEQLTAAGLEIVNDDMSGATTRDGNLLTGDSPLAANQLGKESALALLESFGD from the coding sequence ATGACCGAGACCACGCAGGACCGCACGCCCACGCAGGACCCAGCGGAGGACGGGGCCTTCTTCCCGTCTCCGTACTCACTTTCCCAGTACACCGCTCCCACCACGGACTTCGACGGACTTGCCACCGAGGAGCAGTACCGCGGCGGCCGCTGGAAGGTCCTGGTGATCGCCGCCCACGAGCGCTACATGCGCATGCGCAACGGGACGTTCTTCTCCACCGGCAATCACCCCGTCGAGACCCTGCTGCCGCTGCACCACATGGCCCAGGCCGGCTACGGCATCGACGTCGCCACGCTCACGGGCGGGCCCGGCAAGTTGGAGTGGTGGGCCTACCCGTCGCAGGACCAGGCTGTGGCCAGCACCTGGGAGGCCACCAAGGAGTCCTTCAAGACCCCGCGCGCGCTCGCGGACGTCATCGCTGACGGGCTCGACGACTACGCCGCGATCTTCATCCCCGGCGGCCACGGCGCCATGACGGGCCTGCCCGACAGCCCCGAGCTGCGGTCGGCACTGGACTTCTTCATGGAGCAGGACCGGCTCATCATCACCCTGTGCCACGGCCCCGCCGCCCTGCTGGCCGCGGGCGTCGACCGCGAGAAGAACCCCTTCGCGGGTCGCCGCATCACCGCCTTCCCGGATTCCCTGGACCTGGGGGCGAACATCGAGATCGGCTACCTCCCCGGGCAGATGCCGTGGAACCTGGGCGAGCAGCTCACCGCCGCCGGTCTCGAGATCGTCAACGACGACATGTCCGGAGCGACCACCCGCGACGGCAATCTGCTGACCGGCGACAGCCCTCTGGCCGCGAACCAGCTCGGCAAGGAGTCCGCGCTCGCGCTGCTGGAGTCGTTCGGCGACTGA
- a CDS encoding NAD-dependent epimerase/dehydratase family protein — protein MTTPSESSAPSRRLLITGATGGIGLLLAERLNEQGPGYEIIQHGRTPRNEEQERVLRPAQITDLDEMLALMDGVDTVVHLAGASAPQAEWDDVLDANIVGTRSVLEAARQAGVRRVVYASSNHAFGMWDRNEQWPVLPTTLPRPDSLYGVSKVFGEALGSYYHDEFGLEFIALRIGWYAQDPLEADDELLHAMWLSPDDCVQVVRCAIEADRSFGAYYAISENPNRRWDITNTMVELGYRPQDSWTRFTGRSEDVVEGGAPVRDTWPSGS, from the coding sequence ATGACCACGCCATCAGAGTCCTCCGCCCCGAGCCGCCGCCTCCTGATCACGGGTGCCACCGGCGGGATCGGGCTGCTGCTGGCCGAGCGGCTCAACGAGCAGGGCCCCGGCTACGAGATCATCCAGCACGGGCGCACGCCCAGGAACGAGGAGCAGGAGCGCGTGCTGCGCCCAGCGCAGATCACCGACCTGGACGAGATGCTGGCCCTGATGGACGGCGTGGACACCGTGGTGCACCTGGCGGGGGCATCGGCCCCGCAGGCCGAGTGGGACGACGTCCTGGACGCCAACATCGTGGGCACCCGCAGCGTGCTGGAAGCGGCCCGGCAGGCCGGGGTGCGCCGCGTGGTCTATGCGTCGTCCAATCACGCCTTCGGCATGTGGGACCGGAACGAGCAGTGGCCCGTGCTGCCCACCACGCTGCCTCGACCGGACTCGCTCTACGGGGTCTCCAAGGTCTTCGGCGAGGCGCTGGGCAGCTACTACCACGACGAGTTCGGCCTCGAGTTCATCGCCCTGCGCATCGGCTGGTACGCCCAGGATCCGCTGGAGGCCGACGACGAGCTGCTGCACGCCATGTGGCTCTCGCCCGACGACTGCGTCCAGGTGGTGCGCTGCGCGATCGAGGCGGATCGCAGCTTCGGGGCGTACTACGCGATCTCCGAGAACCCCAACCGGCGCTGGGACATCACGAACACCATGGTCGAGCTCGGCTACCGGCCGCAGGACTCCTGGACCCGCTTCACCGGCAGGTCCGAGGACGTGGTCGAAGGCGGAGCACCCGTCCGCGACACCTGGCCGTCGGGGTCCTGA
- a CDS encoding sugar porter family MFS transporter, with product MPSSAPAQARPAARHQTAFIAVLAVGAVIGGFLFGFDMSTMNSAINGIAPSLELSSFQTGLITSIAMIGAAAGAWFSGDVSERIGRTRVMTLAGTLMLAGSVLTQLADGFWLILVFRICTGLGIGAASAVVPAYVSEVSPPRIRGTMGTFWQMAIVLGQFLGLVSGYLFARAAGSESAQLWGMEAWRWMFAVVAVLALSYVLISLRLPQSPPDAVRLGDHDSARAFIERAGGDDIEGRFERIREKLTDRSESASLKDLRGSRLGLQGIVWPGILLAAFQQLVGINVVKMYSNTIWQSVGVPVDASFQVSMLTAGLSIAATVVAILIMDRVPRRSMLIVGGAFMVASMAAMAIAFAQGGGAEGALPRGAALTALIGMNGFAISFGITWGPVMWLMLGELFDSDLRTVAVAVCTAVNWLMNWLITLTFPVLAGIGLDLAYGLYTAFALLGVCFVWKSLPETKGRAMA from the coding sequence GTGCCTTCTTCTGCGCCCGCCCAGGCGAGGCCCGCCGCCCGTCATCAGACCGCCTTCATCGCCGTGCTCGCGGTCGGCGCGGTGATCGGCGGCTTCCTGTTCGGCTTCGACATGTCGACCATGAACTCGGCGATCAACGGCATCGCGCCGTCGCTGGAGCTCAGCTCGTTCCAGACGGGGCTGATCACCTCGATCGCGATGATCGGGGCGGCTGCGGGTGCCTGGTTCTCGGGCGATGTCTCCGAGCGGATCGGGCGCACCCGGGTCATGACCCTGGCCGGCACCCTGATGCTCGCGGGCTCGGTTCTCACTCAGCTCGCCGACGGCTTCTGGCTGATCCTCGTCTTCCGCATCTGCACAGGCCTGGGCATCGGCGCCGCCAGCGCAGTGGTCCCGGCCTATGTCAGCGAGGTCTCCCCGCCGCGCATCCGCGGCACCATGGGCACTTTCTGGCAGATGGCGATCGTGCTCGGGCAGTTCCTGGGCCTGGTCTCCGGGTACCTGTTCGCCCGGGCCGCAGGCTCCGAATCGGCCCAGCTGTGGGGCATGGAGGCCTGGCGCTGGATGTTCGCCGTCGTCGCCGTCCTGGCGCTGTCCTACGTGCTGATCTCGCTGCGCCTGCCGCAGTCCCCGCCCGATGCCGTGCGCCTGGGCGATCACGACTCGGCCCGCGCCTTCATCGAGCGAGCCGGCGGCGACGACATCGAGGGCCGCTTCGAGCGCATCCGCGAGAAGCTCACGGACCGATCCGAGAGCGCGTCTCTGAAGGATCTGCGCGGCAGCCGGCTGGGGCTCCAAGGCATCGTGTGGCCCGGGATCCTGCTGGCCGCCTTCCAGCAGCTCGTGGGCATCAACGTCGTGAAGATGTACTCCAACACCATCTGGCAGTCGGTGGGCGTGCCCGTCGACGCCTCCTTCCAGGTCAGCATGCTCACCGCCGGGCTGAGCATCGCGGCCACGGTCGTGGCGATCCTGATCATGGACCGCGTCCCGCGCCGGAGCATGCTGATCGTCGGCGGCGCGTTCATGGTCGCCTCCATGGCCGCGATGGCCATCGCCTTCGCCCAGGGCGGCGGCGCCGAGGGCGCTCTGCCTCGCGGGGCTGCGCTCACAGCCCTGATCGGCATGAACGGCTTCGCGATCTCCTTCGGCATCACCTGGGGACCGGTCATGTGGCTCATGCTCGGCGAGCTGTTCGACTCGGACCTCCGCACCGTCGCCGTGGCCGTGTGCACGGCCGTGAACTGGCTGATGAACTGGCTGATCACGCTGACCTTCCCCGTCCTGGCGGGCATCGGCCTGGATCTGGCCTACGGTCTGTACACGGCCTTCGCGCTGCTGGGCGTGTGCTTCGTGTGGAAGTCCCTGCCCGAGACCAAGGGCAGGGCGATGGCCTGA